One Salvia splendens isolate huo1 chromosome 1, SspV2, whole genome shotgun sequence genomic window, AGCTCTTACCGCTACCAATATCCACCATCAATGGAAGCTTAGCATCTTTATAAACAGCATTCCAATCTGGGAATTCCACCGGTACCTACGCAAAACACAAATATGgatctcacacacacacacaaagtgtaaaattataaaaatgcaCCAACATAATTTACCATTTTGAAAAAACTGAGAGGATTAACATGCTTCCGGACCCTAACATGGCCAACCTCCTGCAAAACCCAATCGAACATATGTTAGCATTtcattcaaattttgatttttccactAATTTTCATATAGATAGAACCCTAAACTCCAGTTGAGCAACCTGGCAATCGTTGTTGGAGAGATTTAGGTCAGCGTATTCCCGTGTGACGAGTTGGGTGCTATATTCTAGTTTTTCCGGTGAGTATATAGCAGCCGCCGAAACTCCGTGGTGGCATAAAATAGTAAGTGATGAATTCGGCAGTGATGATACGGCGGTGATGGGGCGGATAAATCTGGGTAAGGAGCACCACATCGGCGCTCCGGGTTGTCGATGAGCAGCGCACTAGCAACCGGAGGAGGACGGGAAACTTTATAAGTACTTAACAGATTGTGTAGCAAAGGAGTATTTATGAAGTGAATTGAttaatcttaaaaaaaaaaaactctttcttcatccccaattttttttttttatctttttgaagactaaaaattgatttattagcAGTAACTTTACTAGAAAATACTAGGAATCATATTGAGATtggggaaaaataaataaatttccccATTGGGATAAAGTGGATTGAGTAATGAAGGGCTCAAATATCGAAAATGGGCTTGTGAAACCCTCAGCACCTAAGCACCGAAGTGGACTCTAGAGAGAGAAATTCGCTCTGTTGCGAGAGAGAAAGATGAAAGGAGGGAAAAGGAGAAATACCAATTCTGATCCCGTTCAGTCGTCACCACCAGCACCTCCATCCTCCGAGTTCCCAACCGCCGCGCCCTCCCTCAACGACGCCGGCGATGAGGACCGCCAAAAAAGTTCAGAGGACAGCGGGAGGCGCGAAGATGCGGGGGATGCTGTTGAAGAGGACGAGAGAGACGAAGAGGATTCCGAAGCTGAGAGAGAGTACGAACAGGACGAAAACGCTCAAATTGAGGAGGCGGAGGGCGTGCGGACGAAGCTCGCCGATGGATTCTACGAGATGGAAGCCGTACGCAGGAAACGAGTTCGGAAGGTGAATTACTGCTGCTGTGTATTTTCAATTTAGAATGCATTTTGAAGTGGATTTGAGTGATTAATTGGAATGCGGCAAAATTGCAGGGTCAATTGCAGTATCTAATTAAATGGTGAGTGATTTGGAACTTTAAATGgcattcaattttatataaatCGGTTAATTGGGTGTTTTTGAATAGGCGAGGCTGGTCGGAGGCGGCGAATACGTGGGAGCCGGTGGAGAATTTATTGCAGTGTTCGGATATTATTGATGCATTTGAAGAAAGGTTGTATTTTCTATAGTTTTTCCTAAATTCTTTTATCTTCGATTCTATTGCAGTATGTTTTATCTTTTTAGTTCTGGCTAGTTTGTTTGTTAATCAGTAGTACTATGTTTTATCTTCTGTTCAACGAATATTCAGTAATTTGTGAGTTCCTGACTAGTGCTTTTCTTTGCCCCTTCCTCTTTCTGGCTTTGAATCATTGTCTTGTAATATCTGCTGTAGTCTGAAATCTGGGAAAAGTAGGTGGACACGCAAGAGAAAGCGCAAGGCTGGTGTATCAAATGTTCAAACCAAGAAAAAACTGAATCATCATAATCATCAACAACAACATCAGCAGCAGCAGAATTCTCCTGCAGCAGCTGCTACTTATAATATGCCCTCTCATGTAATCAGGATTCCACAGGAGCCAATCTCCTTTCCCATGCTAAATGACTTGAGTTGTACAAATGGGGTTGATGAGAATAATGTCAGTGTCACAAAAAGTGTAAAAACCTCCAACAGAGTGAATGAGAATGGTGTGAAAATGGGTTCTGCTACAAGAGATGAAGATAATGAGCTAAATGAGTTGGATTTGAAACTGTGTGAACTGAAAGGAGCGATGGTGGTAAGTTCAGAAGACACTGACAGAGTTGCTAAAACATCCCAGGAAGTCCAACTAGCAGGAAGAGATACCTTGGCGAATGGATTGAGTAAGATCGATGCAGTCCATTTAGGTCGTTTCACTGGAGCTAAAAAGAGGAAATCTGGTTTTGTCAAGAGGTTCAAGAAAGATCCAGAATTCTGCTCCGTGGATAATGCATCAAATGGTATCTTGGCATGTGCTTCACTTGTACCGATAGGTATTCAACAGCCAGAGTTTCTTGGAAACAATATGAGTTGCAAGAGTAAACATGAAGATTCCAAAAGCATGTGCTCCATCACTGAAATTGTCAAGCCCATAAGCTATAAGGCTTCCATATCTAACAATGCCCAA contains:
- the LOC121757138 gene encoding chromo domain protein LHP1-like, with translation MKGGKRRNTNSDPVQSSPPAPPSSEFPTAAPSLNDAGDEDRQKSSEDSGRREDAGDAVEEDERDEEDSEAEREYEQDENAQIEEAEGVRTKLADGFYEMEAVRRKRVRKGQLQYLIKWRGWSEAANTWEPVENLLQCSDIIDAFEESLKSGKSRWTRKRKRKAGVSNVQTKKKLNHHNHQQQHQQQQNSPAAAATYNMPSHVIRIPQEPISFPMLNDLSCTNGVDENNVSVTKSVKTSNRVNENGVKMGSATRDEDNELNELDLKLCELKGAMVVSSEDTDRVAKTSQEVQLAGRDTLANGLSKIDAVHLGRFTGAKKRKSGFVKRFKKDPEFCSVDNASNGILACASLVPIGIQQPEFLGNNMSCKSKHEDSKSMCSITEIVKPISYKASISNNAQEVLVAFEAIRSDGTKVIVDNKFLKANNPLLLIDFYEKHLRYSPT